CCGTGTTCACAGAATGTTTTCATCTCCACAGTATCTAAGAAACCCTGTAAAAGGCCTGCCGTGTCACCGGTGAGCCCTAGAATCATCGAAAGTGCTTTGCAAGTGTGCAAGGACTTCCTTGACAGCCTGGAACACAATGACATAGACATATCCATGGAGACGCCACCCACCTTGACAGACCAGCAGTGGTCAGAGTTCATTCACAACTACTACCTGGTTGTCCAGTGAGTGTTCTCTTCTTTCACCTTCATAATAAGAGCCTTTTAACCCAAAATAAGTTCATTGGTGTGTCAGCGTGTTTCAGACGAgtcactctttctttcactcaccCAGTGATGGTGCCGATGTCGAAGGTAGCGCATATTATTTGAGCAGTTGCCAAGATATACTGCAGAGGCTACGTGAAGTCTGTCCACAGATGGACACTGATGGCGTCCACAACATCTGGATTGTCAAACCTGGAGCAAAGTCCCGCGGCAGAGGTGAGCTCCCTTTAGCATGTTGTTGTTAAAGTGTTATTTTATGTAGTCTCTTCACACAGCTGTATCATAGACCATAATAAGCACTGCAGGCCATTTGTTTTACAAAATTGTAGTCTCTCTCCTGTTTCCTCAGGCATTATGTGCTCAAAACGCCTGGATGAGATCCTGAAGCTCGTGGATAGCGACCCAACACTGATAAAGGACAGTAAGTGGGTGGTGCAGAAGTATCTAGAGCGCCCCCTGCTGATTCATGGCACCAAGTTTGACCTGCGTCAGTGGTTCCTGGTCACTGAGTGGAATCCCCTCACCATTTGGTTTTATAAGAAGTGCTACCTTCGCTTTTCCACCCAGCCTTACTCAGTGGAGACCATGGAAAAGTAAGTGAATGTTTGTCATGGTTTTCATGGTCTTTCGTTGATCTCACATTGACTTTTTCAATGACTGTTTTTCAGCTCTGTGCATTTATGCAACAATTCCATCCAGAAGCATTTTCAGCCATCGCTGCAGCGCCACCCCGAAGTTCCGGAGGACAACATGTGGTCATGTGACCAGTTCCGCTCCTACCTGTCCAGGCAGGGATTGGGGGCCAAGTGGGGCGGTGTGGTGGTCCCGGGGATGAAGTCGGCAGTGGTGCACGCACtgcaggtgggtgctacacattggtggttgttactgaggttcccccttcactgtaaagcgCTTTTGGATGccttgaaaagcgctatataaatgcaatgtgttgttgttgttgcagacGGCACAGGACCTGGTGGAGTCGCGGCGGGGCAGCTTTGAGCTGTACGGAGCAGACTTCATGCTCGGTCGGGACCTGAGGCCGTGGCTGCTGGAGATCAATGCCAGTCCCACCATGGCGCCGTCTACGTCTGTCACCACCAGACTGTGCACGGCGGTCCAGGAGGATACGCTGCGCGTGGTCCTGGACTGGAGGTTTGATCGCAATGCCTACACCGGAGGCTTTGAGCTCATTTACAAGCAGGTGAGGTGGAGGATGAATCTTTGAGTTAAGTGTGAAATTCTCTAAGTGTCAACGTCATTTATTATCAGCACTATAGGTTTTTTCTATAGAAGTTAATTGACAATATGTGTTAAATTGATATGAGGACACATGACATTGTGGATGGTGTAAATTGTTGTGTCATTAtgtcattaaaggagaattctggtgatttttcacatagatcactgtttctcaaggtcaccgagtactgacGGTATGGAAAACCCCCGAAAACAATCagttctacctagctcgagttgctgcaggcAACAGCTTGAGATGCCAGAAAACTAAAGTGCTACACTTTGTaccaacagtaggcctacttggtgGCCTCgaaaaacagagatctatgtaaaAAAACACCGGAATTCTTCTTTAAGTATCAATAAAAAAGGGATTAGCAGGTAATTGTTCTAACCTACTCCACCTGTGTGGTTTACCTGTAGGCAGCAGTAGATGTACCTCAGTATGTGGGGATCAATCTGCTCATTGAAGGCTCTCAGATCAGGAAACCACGCCCTCCTGCTCCAAAGCCCTCTGAGCCTCGTTTCATCCCACCGCCACCCCAAGTGCGGCGTCGCTCACCACGCAAAGACTCTGAGGACAAAACTGAGAAATCAACTGAGAAGCTACCACCTGCTAACATCAAGAAAAGTTTCAAGTCAATGGTGACAGAGTTGACATTCAAAAAACCCAGGGTGCAGCCATCAGCAGCATTGAACAGGCTGGGTAGTCATGGGActggagagatacagagagtcCCTCACCATATCAGCATCACAGACAACTTGAAACTGCCACCCAGGGTGCTAACTCGGTCCCTGGATGTGCCCTTAAGGAAGCCATTTCTCTGTGGACATGCAGCGAGGCCCAGATCAGGGAAGGCTCGTGTTAAAGAGTTTCCCCCTGGTCCTGTTCTTTCTCTGGGGGTGTTCAGCCTACATAATTCAGACAGGGGCCCCACGTTGTTGGTTCCCACTCCAGTTGTCCCACAGGCCAGTTTCCGATACCAATCATTCTCCCGACACCAACATAAGATGTTAAGAGTCACCTGTGTTGGGCGGAGCATGCATAAAATatgatggcgttcagagaggacaacttgtttaaacattttttgcaCATATATAACCACTGTACCTCACAATAAAGTATCATGCAACCAAAACATTTGTGAGATTACTCAAAGGTAAATTATTGATTAATATATACTACTTTTGTCAAACATTaagaatacattttttttttagttcaaTTGGAAATACATGAAAAATAACATGGTCAAATCTTTGGTTTATAGTATCCTTTTTACTAATGTATTTCAACTAAAAGTTGCACGTACACCCGTGGAGACCAAGtagtggaggagagaaagaatgcaTACGTAGCTTACGTTGCGTATCTTTGACGTACGAGTCCACGAGTTGCTGCCCCGCGGTTACAGCCGAAGTCTTCTGAATTTGCCTGGTAAAGATGGCAGCGTCCGTGTGTCGAGCCGGGAGTGCACTGGGGCGTGCTCTCGCCAAAACTCGTGGCGTAAGTTCActgaaatacatatttcactCTACCAACGATCGTTACAGCACAGTAGTTAAGATTTCTTTACTTACCGTGTGGATATTTTGGGGACTGTGTCCGGTAACTTCATGCTAGCTAACGCTAACAGTTAGGATAGCTACCTAACGACAGTTTCGTTAGAATAGGAGGACCGAttcagctagcatgctagctaactGGCTAGGCATATTAGCCAAGTAGCTGTCGGGAAGGTCAATAAATAGAGCATTTCTGTCTCTAGGGTTATATTGCTTTTAGTTAAAGAACCTCGTCTCTTGTGGTAGTTTGTGTCAAAGGTTCACATTTCATGTAGGCGGTCAGTAGTTAACTGATGGTGTTTACAAGGTCATTTAGAATATCCTTCTGTACTTGGATTGCCCTTACATTGCCTGCTTGCTTGCTAGTTAGCCTGTTAGCCAGCTAACGCCACCAACATCCCGACTATGGTTGAGTACATCGTTCAGATCAGATAACGTTAACATTTTCACATTTGAAGTTACGTGCGTTCAGTCAGAAGAGTGTTATTCAGGCGTTTTGCTACACCGAGACTTGGTATATTGTTAAGTCAAAGCTTTCAGTAACGTTAACCTATTGAAGGTGTTATTGGAGTTAGGATTAACCCATGTATCGATAGCATTACCTTTTGGTGTTGGTAAGCAGTGTAGCTTCTAACGTTAACCATAGATTGTAGATGTGGCGTGTAACTCAACCTATCTATAACAAAGATTATACATGTGTCGTGTTTAACATATCTACAATCTTTGGTGTAATGTTACTTCCCCTCATATAATGTCATATTGGTCTGTAATGACGATGAAGGTGATCAGCTCGTTGTCTTGACCATAATATTACTTGCATCAAACTGAACGTTTCCCAACACTGTGCTTTTGTTACTCTCGGAGTCCTAACAAAGTATCAAACAAAGTAACAAAGTAAATTGTCCTGTAACATGAGACCTTTGATTCTCCTCCAGCCACTCTTGCTGTCATTGAGACGTGGTCAGGCCTCAGTCTCCTATGCTCAGAGCATCTTGGGAGCCCCCGACACTCGCCTGACTTCTCTTGAAAATGGTTTTCGGGTGGCGTCAGAGGAGACCGGGCAGGCTACATGCACGGTAAGTCATGAACTGATGTAAACATTATGATGTGTTATGAAGCAATTAATGTATTTATTCTCTTATGCACAGCATAGGTATACTGCTGAACCCTTTTCACCATGATGCAGTTCTATTTGAATGTTGTTGTCATCAGAATTATTTTACTATATTGTGATTCCTTTTTCATCTAGGTTGGCTTGTGGATAAGCTGTGGGAGTCGCTATGAGTCTGAAAAGAACAATGGTGCAGGGTTTTTGTTGGAACACATGGCCTTCAAGGTACCTACACACCATTATCCCTGAAATGTTCTGTACCCTGAAAAATAATACTTtacttacatttacatttgttaATTTAGcggacacttttatccaaagcgacttaaagAAAGAgtataacattcaagctacagtgcagGAATTACTACTGCATCTGTCAATGCTATTACTAGAGTGTGAACATTATAAGTACTAGTCAAAGTGTGGTAGGTGTGTGGTACTTGAGACCATGTGCTTTCCAGTAACTGTCATTCACAACTTTAGGGAACAAAACAGCACCCTCAGAGTGCCCTGGAGGCAGAGGTTGAGGCCATGGGGGCCCACTTGAGCGCATACACCTCCCGGGAGCACACCGCATACTATATGAAGACCTTATCCAAGGACTTGCCCAAAGGTAAGAAAACCTGTATGGCGGATCCGGTCTTCCttcttaaccctctaggcgccacggtcgagtttactcgacaagatgcgggtactgaataaaacggccgatttagtcaaatagggtgtcatatttcgttcgacctccactccactagatggcagacaagtcatacgtcatccccgagtcgaaaaaacgacatgctttaaacaaaactttctagctacagcgcattgtatcagtgcgtgaaataccggagctagtgtgcgtgtgagccactttgtcagagcgatattgtcaacggtgatgacggtgattcgtttagtgaggcttcagatgcgtccctgccttgcaatgatgcagctggacaaagtgagagtttactccatagtttagcttacaccaagcacaaacgttgaatcgtttgcccaatttctggtgggaataatgtttcacgggttcggagtgttcatcaggaagttagcagggtgttagtggtgtggcgaacgaggctggaggtagcctaatatccatagcgctagcttctgtcttctgaacgtgtgcctctccgcaatcgcggcgacagtaacgtggtggagcctttgtctaatgccactgggtatgttagacaaggtcgaagtgctcataggacagttaggggggaacgtagaggcagtgtggggagtcgcaatgagaatgacagtaggcctagtccaagctgcgcaaattctctccactcgacgcgagcgcgaggcagatctggccatgctgctcgcaacaggagcagaggtggtgacacggggcaggagagccattaggccatgcatagtctatcacaagatgatgggaatgtcggccctgtatggataggataggatatggatatggatagtcattatctctacagcaaaaggcctgctacataaaaaaaaaaattgtcagccatttattagtaatgatttacactgttgattatctatttccctgaccatttaggacgtgttcttttttgtgtgttcatgtccttgtgatgtgtgtgtctttgtcagctaagaaaaaaaacaacaaaaaagacattaacaaaaacaacaaaaagaaaacaaatactaacattgtctcttgtcttgtctcgtcatctcactcctgatctgtgccttgccatggcaagtgagcttttgaactaaacaggtcttgtctacttgtgtttgtgtgtcatctgaataatatatatgtgccccatacatggaatcagagtgcctactgtatgtagtaaatggaaaatctctacagcaaaaggccagcctaccgctacatgcatttggtttgtttctgccatttattagtaatgatttatacagtttgtttactacttactatttacctgagcattcagtattgtccaatatagcatacagaaggtgagggacattttggggggaaaagaagtggtgcattttatcattcaaacatgcaacttttcatgaaaattctataatccaagatggccgccaccatatgacgtcataatatgcaaattagatataaacatttaatctctacataaactttgggtcatccttaatatttctctaatttacagaaagtctctatctcatcacttttaagatatagccttttgaaatgaagatgtcaaaatcgaacgtttcgaaaaaaaaaactctggcgcctaaagggttaactaCATTGTGCAGGATTTAGGGGATCTATTAGCAGaaattaaaggtacactatgcaagagttTCACCTTAATAAAACCtttacaaagccaatttgatggtaaacaaacttgtaataggggattcgttcacctagcatagctatacagcatagacgtagcgagttGCTAACGagagaaccagccatgcaacttcaagaacagCGGCCCAAAGACATCTCGCgggaatcgtgaaacattatcTTGTCAGTAGATggagctctttggagatagttttgcctgttgttaatccttcacctccacaagccaagagaagtaggctatttacaacagccgagtgaaatataaatatatcacgactctagggggagctctacagtcgccaaaaatacctgaacCTCCAAAGTATACCTTTTAGTAGACTATTCACAGTTACATTCTCATCACTGTGTAGTCACCTGAAACTGTGAATCACATTTTCTTTAGCTTAGAATGAGCCCTTCATTTCTGCTTAGTGAGCGGGTTCACCGCCTCTTCTACGGAGTCTGCCATGTTGCGCTGCTGTTTTTACAGTAGCCCAGAATATACAACTGCAAACCATAACAGAAATGGCCTTTTCATGGCACTGGACTACCTTCGTAAGTTATCCAGCACAGAAAGGGAGGGGTATTTTGTTGGTTGAAATAAGCATCCTTGCCACTAGATGCTACTAAATCTTACACAAAGCACCTTTAATGAGGCGAAGGCAAAAACATTTTTCAAACCATCAGCAGGAGCAGCTGAAAATTCATAATATTGGTAAATATAATAGTTATTGTGAAATTTGTCTTTGTAGAAAAGCCTTACTGATAACTCTGAAAATAAAGCAGAACAATTCAGTTTCTCACACTTCAATATTAAAATCCTCTGCTCCCTCCATTCCTTCTCTTGTATATCGTACACAGAGATtcattaaaaaatgtttttgatgATGCAGTGCCATGCTGCATATGCTGGCTAATGTGAACTCTTAAAATAACCATCTATCTGTTTCCCCCTCTTTCCATgtccactcatacacacaccttcagcTGTGGAGCTGCTGTCCGAGGTGGTGCAGAGCAGCTCGCTGAACGAGGCCGACCTGGAGCAGCAGAGGAGCGTGGTGCTGCGTGAGCTGGAGGAAGTGGAGTCCAGCCTGCAGGACGTGTGCCTGGACCTGCTGCACGCCACCGCCTTCCAGGGCACCCCGCTGGGGCGCAGCGTGCTCGGGCCGTCCGCCAACGCCAGGTACTTCACCACACCGCTGCTCTGGGTCATTTGTGAGCGTGAACAGGAACAGTGTAGGCTGGACACGCTCATTTCATACATACAAAAGGTCATCCATACAAAAGGTGATGTCCATGTACatgcatgtctgtttgtgtcctTGGTGTTATTCACTCCTTGTATGGTTATCTGATCTTCATAGGCGTATCAGCAGGTTAATGGATAGCAAATGTCAAGCTTTCATTTTTACCTCCTATTAATATCCATGTTATATGTATATTATGCACACTATGTATGACATTCATATATACCTGCCTGATATCTGATGAGAATAGTCACTTTGGGTAATCCGGATGCTGATTAGAATGCTATTTGCCTTTGTACCATTTGATGAAATGCATTTTTGCCACTTGACAGATGTTCTTGACAGAACTCGTACCTGTTTAGTAAGGTAGTTTATGGGCACATCCCACCTTTCTTTaggccaggtgcaggacaaaaggtATATGAACGTAATGGAAGAGAGGCAATGTCCGTACACCGGAGTTTAGCTCCAGACTTTAATTAAAACCAACAACGTTTTGACCCGTCTGGTGTGCGAACATTCCCTCTCTTCAAGAACTACAAGAGTCCCACAAACATTtgtctataaataaatattatttgtCTGCATTCTGTATGAAGTGCtcttgtgggtgtttgtgtgttttgtgtagcgTGACTGTTAACACTTGGCTTGTCTCCATACAGAACCCTGACTCGTCAGGACCTGGTTGAGTACATCAGCAGCCACTATAAGGCTCCCCGCATGGTGCTGGCTGCAGCCGGAGGTACCGTTTCCCTTCCTCCCCACTTCCTCCCTCGTCTGCAGTGCTCTTCTCCCTTGATTTGAGACATTGCAGCAAGCTGTTGCAATACTTACACTTtctgaccctgtgtgtgtgtgtgcgtgtgtgtgtgtgcgtgcgtgtgtgtgtgtgtgtaggagtgaaGCACGATGAACTGGTGGGTCTGGCTAAGAAGCACTTCAGCAACGTCTCCTTCGAGTATGAGGACGACGCCGTGCCAGTGCTGTCTCCCTGCCGCTtcacaggaagtgatgtaaGACTAGGTGCCCATCACGCTGTACCACCCGTGGGGCCTTACGCACGTCTCACCCTTGTGTTCTCCACCGTGTGCCTCGCAGATCCGCTTCCGTGACGATGCGATGCCCCTTGCACACATTGCCATTGCAGTAGAGGGAGCAGCCGCCGCCAGCCCAGACATAGTGCCGCTCATGGTGGCCAACAGCATCATTGGCAGCTATGACGTCACTTTTGGTGGAGGAAAGGTGAAGTTTGTCCCCtatcttgtttgtgtgtttgtttgtgtgtgtctgtctctgtctgtgtgtgtgtgtgtgtgtgtgtgtctctctcttgggACTATGACAAAATATGTTTACTCATTGGTCATCCTGTTTTGCTTGTGATGGAGCTATTTGCAGGGTTCCCGCGGGTCCTTAAAAGGTCTTAAATGCAACTTTCGGTTTTTAAGGCCTAtaaaagtcttaaattgtctggaatgtcttgaattttcgaaaaggaggtattaaatttgtgtatgggaccgccagcgagtgtgagagagcgagtgaaatgtctccatctggtttcgtgtatTTTTTTAAACGGAAATGTATAGTGACTATAAGGCTACTGAAGGAAGTGTAGTGGTcgcagagtgaagatgttttcaCGGGTCGTCAAAGGTGTGAAAATGTTAAGAATATGTAAAAATATGCCTTAAGTTTTCTTGGTATAGTCGAGGCGTGAGGGATACGTAGGCCTAGGTAGCCTACGCGACCGGTAGCGGGAGAAAGAGCTGGgtaagccagttagcgatagggTGGCCATACGTTCGGATTTAGGCCGGACAGTTTAAAAGTCCTGTCCAgcgcagcctcaagccggacactcatttgtcctcctttttggagttgcgctgggcttctagaatctttgctcggacgcagcatcgtttcacaaactatggacgcaAAGACTGCTGATCAAATTATGCGTGGTGCTTCTGTcactcatctgataatttgctgcgcaatttatgaaggaaccatggaccgacagaaaaagaaaacaaacgttttctCAATCGGGAGGAAATACACATTAAGTGTATCTGTTTGCATCTCTCCAGCGAGTTTTGCTGGCTTAGCCTaagtaaatatctgtctaagttataatagcCTACCTCAGGTAGGCTATTATAATATTACTACCTCACCTACTACCTCAGGTAGGCTACCTGTAATATCGGTctgcagcttgcttgccagcctttcccagaACTTCGCAAAAGTTGGCGGTGAAAgaatgtcggcgactggctacataaaaaaaaaaaaaaaaacgcatctGTAAGTGAGTTCATATTACGTCCGTgattgagatgaaaccagcagtttttcAGCAGGAACATGCGAGGAGGGGTTTAACTTTTCCCATACATTATTTAAAACAATggtttacaatgtttcagtcaagctttggttggtttaaatacaactggtatgcaaaatgtattacctttgatttgctgtgctgcatatgggacaatagatgcctaagttagtaggcctattagtaggcctattacaatatttaaatagcttagtctacctttgaaaaaataagggaatccagtccagtacacatgtttggcaagtagcctaggctactacagacacatgtgaagaacagtcagcctcagccagtagcACAGTCAGATATCAGAAgtcagcttcaaaagcaagcagtccagaccctaaaattgggcattgaATAGctatgaaggtaattcacacacaattattttctttcaccaaaatatatttggtaacttctgtagacatcccaaatggggtgggtgttaaaattagtagaaaaaaaactattgcataaaacagttttaagttGTATCTTTTTTGCCGTGGTACAGTATACCGTAGTCttaatttttccatttagatgtcttgaaaaggtcttaaaattctttaaatttgcacttggaaaatgtgcagataccctgattTGACTTAAAGGACAAGCAAATGGATTATTCATGATTGACCAGGTGCAATCTTGACCTATGCAGTCTTCAATTATTCTAGCTTTTAAAGCACGATGGGAGATGACACTTGACTCATGCAGTACCTCATGGAATTTGTAACACCCATCTGCCACATGTTtgcctaatatatatatatatatatatatatatatatatatataatgaatTTAGCCCTAGCATCACCCTCCCATAGCTGCGACCCTTCCATAAAAAAGTGCTTTGGGAGCGTAAATGGTTCCAAAAGATTGGTTTTAAAACTACACTGACCAATAATGACTAAATAAGTATAACCACCTTTAAGCAGTCTTCCATCGCACTCCTACCTGTCGCATGGGTAAATATCTCCTGTGTGGTGTCCGTGCTGAACTTTGACACCTGTGCTGTGTACCTTTGAGCCATCTTCCTTTGCACTCCAGGCTGTTGCATGTCCATGCGTCTGTCTTTTGGTGTCCGTGCTGACCTTTGAACCCTGTGCTCTGCAGCACCTCAGCAGCCGTCTGGCGAGGCTGTCGGCTGAGTTGGGCCTGTGCCAGAGCTTCCAAGCCTTCCACTCCACCTACAGCGACACAGGCCTGCTGGGAATCTACTTCGTCACCGACAAGCACAACATTGAGGACATGATGCACTGGTCCCAGAACGCCTGGTTGGTGGCGTTTTCATTTCGATTTAAGAAAGAAGAAATGTATTTTGTTGAATTTATTTTCCCCTTGATGTAAACAAGattgatattaatctttcatatGCTCAATCTATGTACAGTGCCCTCCACATTTAGGCACCTCTGGTAAAGGTTAGTAAAAAAAGGTAAAAATGATCACCAATATATAGCAATATATCttgataaataaaaatatataaaacatatcTGAGATTTATCTtgatctcacaatgaaaacaatgaggaataatccaaccttgaagttaatttattctgagaaacaaaaatacctcattaaaaaaatatatatatttttaccaAAAAGACATGggccacaattattggcacccttgTATTTAATACTTTATAGTCTCCTATGACATCCCATGAAGTTGTAGATTACGAAGGAAGGTATTTGATACCATTCCATCTCCAGATGGTCCAGATTTCTTGGTTctcacttgtgcattctcctaTTTTACTCTCCCTGTTTTTCTGCCATGGAGTTAAGATGAGAGGGCTGAAATGTACAGAAGTGTGGCCATGGCAGAAggttttgtgttcagtaaaccatttATATGTGAAAATTATTTGCtttccttcaaggttggattcttcttcattgttttcattgtgagattaagATAAACCAAATcagcaaaatatattttttatatatacctGTTTTAAGTCAGCTTTACCAGGGGTGGCAATGAATGTGGAATGTGGAGTGCACTTTATCATTGTTACATGATTGAATGATAATGTTGTAGGGTTTCATTTgactgtttgtttttctgtaaGACACTTTGCTGAAGGTAAAggtcattttctgtttgcaggATGAACCTGTGCACCACAGTCACGGAGAGTGATGTCGCCCGCGCTAAGAACCTTCTCAAGGCCAGCCTGGTGGGACAGCTGAACGGTAAAAAATTTGCATACATCAGAAATTCaaataggtacacacacacacacacacacactcgctctctcttgttctctcttacTCTGCTCTTGAGTTCTTCTGCATTGCtctcactatcacacacacacacacacacacacacacacacacacacacacacacacagtctccgtGTGACTTAAATTTAGCCCTTTGCACTCTGCACCACTTCTTGTCCCACAGGCACGACGCCTGCGTGTGATGACATCGGCAGGCATGTTCTGAACTACGGCCGCCGCATCTCCCTGGCTGAGTGGGACGCCAGGATTGATGTGAGTTCCTCCTCCAGTCTCTCTCAATCCCTCCTCACAGTTCACCCCGGGTGACTTCCATTAATGCCCATTGAGTCCCGGGGACCTCCAGTGACCCCTGTCTCTGCGCCTCCTGTCCCTCACTAATCACCTctgcattccccccccccccccccccccacaggaaGTGACACCCCGGATGGTCCGTGATGTGTGTTCCAAATATATCTATGACAGGTGTCCCGCCGTGGCCGCAGTTGGTGAGTTTGTGATTCATGCGCTGATGAGAGACATTGTACAGAATGGAGAGAAAAACATAAGGGGAATGTGGAAATAAAGAGGGTTTTtcaagaccttgaatatttcacattttcaccgcttctctctccctctccctctctccctccctctctctctctctctctctctctctctctctctctctctctctctctctctctctctctctctaggcccAGTGGAGCAGCTGCCCGACTACAACAGGTTGCGCAGTGCCATGTACTGGCTCCGCTTCTAAACAAGCCCTGAAGATCAGAGCGTTTGTTTCTCCTCATGTTGCCGTCAAGCTCACACTTTttccccttctttctttctctctctcctctcctctctctctctctctgaatcacCCCAAGTCCATCCTCCTGATCCACCCTCTCCTTTCTAACTGTGAAGTGGAGAGGTTAACATCAATGATATAAGTCTGAACAAAACCAGAAAGATGcgttcctcttcctccctccaaccccccccccacccccctttcccTCTTTTAGTTCCTGCCTTTCCGTCTTTGTATGATGGCAAAGAAGTGACCGAACTTGAAGGGTGTCGGCTGCGTCAAGCATACATTTcggttgtttttgtttaattttccaCCAACCGCCAGTCGTTACCTCACTACAATGATTGTACGTCCTGACAGCCGGCTTGATATCAAAAGGGTACATTCATTTAAAGCTAGGCATTATgacgagggagggagaaggggac
Above is a genomic segment from Alosa sapidissima isolate fAloSap1 chromosome 4, fAloSap1.pri, whole genome shotgun sequence containing:
- the ttll3 gene encoding tubulin monoglycylase TTLL3 gives rise to the protein MEVPKTRRYVQPGHREDRLTATEKNLVPSSAVSDVEGQSDGDRPGRPQQRAQSPAQSSPEKCSRTTPSPPTEGKVRRSLLNLPMINPERLRMARVLVDKAVKMRRIFSIQGPYPVVRTALRARGWVERRLPRANQQAMRRREEDEDDTNDGDDSGDDDDDDSPEETDKDDLNDLHNLMSRLVRNELSFFYWTTRRDTIDTRSLRKEQMINHFAKAGTFTTKVGLCVNLRNLQWFDAADPDSFFPRCYRLGAEDEKHAFVEDFRRTACTGLLQFIVERSRGEWGTGEGVASACTTDPARPISKKPCKRPAVSPVSPRIIESALQVCKDFLDSLEHNDIDISMETPPTLTDQQWSEFIHNYYLVVHDGADVEGSAYYLSSCQDILQRLREVCPQMDTDGVHNIWIVKPGAKSRGRGIMCSKRLDEILKLVDSDPTLIKDSKWVVQKYLERPLLIHGTKFDLRQWFLVTEWNPLTIWFYKKCYLRFSTQPYSVETMENSVHLCNNSIQKHFQPSLQRHPEVPEDNMWSCDQFRSYLSRQGLGAKWGGVVVPGMKSAVVHALQTAQDLVESRRGSFELYGADFMLGRDLRPWLLEINASPTMAPSTSVTTRLCTAVQEDTLRVVLDWRFDRNAYTGGFELIYKQAAVDVPQYVGINLLIEGSQIRKPRPPAPKPSEPRFIPPPPQVRRRSPRKDSEDKTEKSTEKLPPANIKKSFKSMVTELTFKKPRVQPSAALNRLGSHGTGEIQRVPHHISITDNLKLPPRVLTRSLDVPLRKPFLCGHAARPRSGKARVKEFPPGPVLSLGVFSLHNSDRGPTLLVPTPVVPQASFRYQSFSRHQHKMLRVTCVGRSMHKI
- the LOC121707883 gene encoding cytochrome b-c1 complex subunit 1, mitochondrial; amino-acid sequence: MAASVCRAGSALGRALAKTRGPLLLSLRRGQASVSYAQSILGAPDTRLTSLENGFRVASEETGQATCTVGLWISCGSRYESEKNNGAGFLLEHMAFKGTKQHPQSALEAEVEAMGAHLSAYTSREHTAYYMKTLSKDLPKAVELLSEVVQSSSLNEADLEQQRSVVLRELEEVESSLQDVCLDLLHATAFQGTPLGRSVLGPSANARTLTRQDLVEYISSHYKAPRMVLAAAGGVKHDELVGLAKKHFSNVSFEYEDDAVPVLSPCRFTGSDIRFRDDAMPLAHIAIAVEGAAAASPDIVPLMVANSIIGSYDVTFGGGKHLSSRLARLSAELGLCQSFQAFHSTYSDTGLLGIYFVTDKHNIEDMMHWSQNAWMNLCTTVTESDVARAKNLLKASLVGQLNGTTPACDDIGRHVLNYGRRISLAEWDARIDEVTPRMVRDVCSKYIYDRCPAVAAVGPVEQLPDYNRLRSAMYWLRF